In Sphingomonas phyllosphaerae, one DNA window encodes the following:
- a CDS encoding CocE/NonD family hydrolase, protein MRRSVLSLPLIALATLAAQAPQTGTKTQPPAGGDIPADFRLPTIERDYIKQDVMIPMRDGVKLHTVIVIPKNATNAPIVLTRTPYNASARANRSDGPSMLNALPLADEIFVKGGYIRVYQDVRGKYGSEGDYVVTRPVIGPLNPTPPGKIGVDHVTDAYDTIDWLVNKANLPQSNGRVGMIGSSYEGFTVVMALLNPHPALKVAAPESPMIDGWMGDDWFHYGAFRLANIAWLGGQTGYKSGGPLPPTGGYDDYDNFRDKSAGDWAKQSGYDQLPYWTRMSQHPAYDAFWQGQALDKLLAANPSNVPTLWEQGLWDQEDMYGAITAWEALKAKGKLGNNFLVMGPWRHSQVNREGNSLGPFQWNGDTAAQFREQMVRPLFDQYLKDGPAANLPTAAIYNTGENHWDRFATWPLACEQGCAAPLTPMYLQADGGLSTAKGAAGGDAYVSDPAKPVPHLPRPVNFNDGRWGDWLVSDQRPADGRTDVMTYMTPVLTQPLRVSGAPIADLYAKTTGTDGDFVVKIIDVLPANVADAKMGGYQLPISLDIFRGRYRDSFANPSAIPAGKVQRYRFRLPTVNHVFQPGHRVMVQVQSSLFPLYDRNPQTYVKNIFFAQPGDYKKATVTIERGGAQASAVLLPIVPVAQGQAPQ, encoded by the coding sequence ATGCGCCGTTCCGTGCTGTCGTTGCCGCTCATCGCTCTGGCCACCCTCGCGGCGCAGGCGCCCCAAACCGGAACGAAGACCCAGCCGCCCGCCGGCGGCGACATTCCCGCCGACTTCCGCCTGCCCACGATCGAGCGCGACTATATCAAGCAGGACGTGATGATCCCGATGCGCGACGGGGTGAAGCTCCACACCGTCATCGTCATCCCGAAGAACGCCACCAACGCGCCGATCGTGCTGACCCGCACGCCGTACAATGCCTCGGCGCGCGCGAACCGCAGCGACGGCCCCTCGATGCTTAACGCGCTGCCGCTCGCCGACGAGATCTTCGTCAAGGGCGGCTACATCCGCGTCTATCAGGACGTGCGCGGCAAATACGGGTCGGAGGGCGATTATGTCGTGACCCGCCCGGTGATCGGCCCGCTCAACCCCACCCCCCCAGGTAAGATCGGGGTCGATCACGTCACCGACGCCTACGACACGATCGACTGGCTGGTGAACAAGGCGAACCTGCCGCAGTCGAACGGCCGCGTCGGGATGATCGGCTCGTCCTACGAAGGCTTCACCGTCGTGATGGCGCTGCTCAACCCGCATCCCGCGCTCAAGGTCGCCGCGCCGGAAAGCCCGATGATCGACGGCTGGATGGGCGACGACTGGTTCCATTACGGCGCGTTCCGGCTCGCCAATATCGCATGGCTGGGCGGGCAGACCGGCTACAAGAGCGGCGGGCCGCTCCCGCCGACCGGCGGTTACGACGATTACGACAATTTCCGCGACAAGTCGGCGGGCGATTGGGCCAAGCAATCGGGCTACGACCAGCTGCCGTACTGGACGCGCATGTCGCAGCATCCCGCCTATGACGCCTTCTGGCAGGGGCAGGCGCTCGACAAATTGCTCGCCGCCAATCCCTCGAACGTCCCGACGCTCTGGGAACAGGGGCTGTGGGATCAGGAGGACATGTACGGCGCGATCACCGCGTGGGAGGCGCTCAAGGCCAAGGGCAAGCTCGGCAACAACTTCCTCGTGATGGGGCCGTGGCGGCACAGCCAGGTCAACCGCGAGGGCAACAGCCTGGGCCCGTTCCAGTGGAACGGCGACACCGCCGCGCAATTCCGCGAGCAGATGGTGCGCCCGCTGTTTGACCAGTATCTCAAGGACGGGCCGGCGGCGAACCTGCCGACCGCCGCGATCTACAACACCGGCGAGAACCATTGGGATCGCTTCGCCACCTGGCCACTGGCGTGCGAGCAGGGCTGCGCCGCGCCGCTGACGCCGATGTACCTTCAGGCGGACGGCGGGTTGTCGACCGCCAAGGGCGCGGCGGGCGGCGACGCTTATGTCTCGGACCCGGCCAAGCCGGTCCCGCACCTCCCGCGCCCGGTCAATTTCAACGACGGCCGCTGGGGCGACTGGCTGGTCAGCGACCAGCGCCCTGCCGATGGCCGCACGGACGTGATGACCTATATGACGCCGGTGCTGACGCAGCCGCTGCGCGTCTCTGGCGCGCCGATCGCCGATCTCTATGCGAAAACGACCGGCACCGACGGCGATTTCGTGGTCAAGATCATCGACGTGCTGCCGGCGAACGTCGCCGACGCGAAGATGGGCGGCTATCAATTGCCGATCAGCCTCGACATCTTCCGCGGCCGCTACCGCGACAGTTTCGCGAACCCCAGCGCGATCCCGGCGGGCAAGGTGCAGCGCTATCGCTTCCGGCTGCCGACCGTGAACCACGTCTTCCAGCCGGGGCACCGCGTGATGGTGCAGGTTCAGTCGAGCCTGTTCCCGCTCTACGACCGCAACCCGCAGACCTATGTGAAGAACATCTTCTTCGCGCAGCCCGGCGACTACAAGAAGGCGACCGTGACGATCGAACGCGGCGGCGCGCAGGCGAGCGCGGTGCTGCTCCCGATCGTCCCGGTGGCGCAGGGGCAGGCGCCCCAATAA
- a CDS encoding ATP-binding protein, which yields MRRWWPRSLFGQLALLHVAIALAAAVTLPVAVGALLHRVARHYQHEVLHQQAQRVADRLHADRGDARRAMASVDLLAGGLSLAIVDGARHVLAARGAMVPADVPLAGQPELVRLGRVAVLSRPAGAGRWIMVAQDSTAPEVVTDDIVTTFLKRFVLLLLPFVMLGPLAAAWLTRGIRARMRRAAQTAAAIGPRALDRRLPQGTLPTEIEPLAVATNEALDRLEQAFAAQAAFAADVAHELRTPLATIRLRADAVTDAAARAALLQQVDRAARVIAQLLSLADLERPVQDDGGVVDLGTLAEKVVAERAPAVLASGRTIALQVDGAAAIPGQPAAITLALENLIDNAVRHTPAGARIAVAAGPGARLCVCDDGAPIPPERLVKMRERFWKGEARSGGSGLGLSIVARIAAAHGGALTLAPGEDGRGLRACLVLGGTSSRT from the coding sequence ATGAGGCGGTGGTGGCCGCGATCGCTGTTCGGGCAGCTCGCGCTGCTCCACGTCGCGATCGCGCTGGCCGCCGCGGTGACCTTGCCGGTCGCGGTGGGGGCGCTGCTCCACCGCGTCGCGCGGCATTACCAGCATGAGGTGCTCCACCAGCAGGCGCAGCGGGTCGCCGACCGGCTGCACGCCGATCGCGGCGATGCGCGGCGCGCGATGGCGAGCGTCGATTTGCTCGCGGGCGGGCTGTCGCTGGCGATCGTCGATGGCGCGCGGCATGTTCTCGCCGCGCGCGGGGCGATGGTGCCGGCGGACGTGCCGCTGGCGGGGCAGCCGGAACTGGTGCGGCTTGGACGGGTCGCGGTGCTCAGCCGGCCGGCGGGTGCCGGGCGGTGGATCATGGTGGCGCAGGACAGCACCGCGCCCGAGGTGGTGACCGACGATATCGTCACCACCTTCCTCAAGCGCTTCGTGCTGTTGCTGCTGCCGTTCGTGATGCTGGGGCCGCTCGCCGCGGCGTGGCTGACGCGCGGGATCCGCGCGCGGATGCGACGCGCGGCGCAGACCGCCGCCGCGATCGGCCCGCGCGCGCTCGACCGTCGCCTGCCGCAGGGGACGCTGCCCACCGAGATCGAGCCGCTGGCGGTGGCGACCAATGAAGCGCTCGACCGACTGGAGCAGGCGTTCGCGGCGCAGGCGGCGTTCGCGGCAGATGTCGCGCACGAGCTGCGCACGCCGCTGGCGACGATCCGGCTGCGCGCCGATGCCGTGACCGACGCAGCAGCGCGCGCGGCGCTGTTGCAGCAGGTCGACCGCGCGGCGCGGGTGATCGCGCAATTGCTGAGCCTCGCCGATCTGGAGCGGCCGGTGCAGGACGATGGTGGGGTCGTCGATCTGGGTACGCTCGCAGAGAAGGTGGTGGCGGAGCGGGCGCCGGCGGTGCTCGCGTCGGGGCGGACGATCGCGTTGCAGGTGGACGGCGCCGCGGCGATCCCCGGTCAGCCGGCGGCGATCACGCTGGCGCTGGAGAATCTGATCGACAATGCGGTGCGGCATACGCCGGCGGGGGCGCGGATCGCGGTCGCCGCCGGGCCGGGCGCGCGGCTGTGCGTGTGCGACGACGGCGCGCCGATCCCGCCCGAGCGGCTGGTCAAGATGCGCGAACGCTTCTGGAAGGGTGAGGCGCGCAGCGGCGGCTCGGGGCTGGGGCTGTCGATCGTCGCGCGGATCGCCGCGGCGCATGGCGGGGCGCTGACGCTCGCGCCGGGCGAGGACGGGCGCGGGTTGCGGGCGTGTCTGGTGTTGGGCGGCACGTCATCCCGGACTTGA
- a CDS encoding response regulator transcription factor, with amino-acid sequence MRILLIEDDRALAEALAAALLQRGLTLDHAASLDEAEAYMAAVDHAAILLDLGLPDGDGLAWLRRRRARGETRPVLVLTARGSVEARVRGLHDGADDYLVKPFDADELHARLLAVLRRQGGYLGVSLTCARLTFDVETRTVRVGDTLLTLSTRETELLELLLRRAGNVVPKRVVEDQLFGAGGDQGSKNAVEVYVHRLRKRLDEAGTGARIDTVRGVGYLLRSAA; translated from the coding sequence TTGCGCATATTATTGATCGAGGATGACAGGGCGTTGGCGGAGGCGTTGGCGGCGGCGTTGCTGCAACGCGGGCTGACGCTCGACCATGCCGCGTCGCTGGACGAGGCGGAGGCGTATATGGCGGCGGTCGACCATGCCGCGATCCTGCTCGACCTCGGGCTGCCCGATGGCGACGGGCTGGCGTGGCTGCGGCGGCGGCGCGCGCGCGGCGAGACGCGGCCGGTGCTGGTGCTGACCGCGCGCGGCAGCGTCGAGGCGCGGGTACGCGGGCTGCATGACGGGGCGGACGATTATCTGGTCAAGCCGTTCGATGCCGACGAACTGCATGCGCGATTGCTGGCGGTGCTGCGGCGGCAGGGCGGCTATCTGGGCGTGTCGCTGACGTGTGCGCGGCTGACCTTCGACGTCGAGACGCGGACGGTGCGGGTCGGCGACACGCTGCTGACGCTGTCGACGCGCGAAACCGAATTGCTCGAATTGCTGCTGCGGCGAGCCGGGAATGTCGTGCCCAAGCGCGTGGTCGAGGACCAGTTGTTCGGGGCGGGCGGCGATCAGGGATCGAAGAACGCGGTCGAGGTCTATGTCCACCGGCTGCGCAAGCGGCTCGACGAGGCCGGCACCGGCGCGCGGATCGATACGGTGCGCGGGGTCGGTTACCTGTTGCGCAGCGCGGCATGA
- a CDS encoding efflux RND transporter periplasmic adaptor subunit, whose translation MHAADESVPLPTASRLSRPAQWRWLAIAAAALVGIVLLVTLIGKWTHKEEAPPAPPPPGTFRPTPTQLAGLQTLRVGEGGSAEQLLASGAITVDGDRSTPVLMPYAGQVVKVLVEAGERVVQGQPLLLVRTGDFVEARSGLFAARAGYQNAQAQLVAAQRAADRQKQIYETAGGALKDYQQAQVDLAAAQASARTAAASLGAARDKLAVLGKTPAEIRRLENVSEVSGIHDVTTLHAPIGGLIATRDVAAGQYVGQGGDKPVMTITDPSRVWLVAQVAEGDAESIHVGDAATVTTPALPGRTFSARIDLVGAALDPVTHRLPVRAAIANPGGALKPQMFASFAIRRASASAEMRVPAAAVIHEGEQARVWVVQPHGVLASRDVVTGDSQDGQIAIVKGLAPGERIVTAGALFVNEAGLGE comes from the coding sequence ATGCACGCAGCCGACGAATCCGTTCCGCTCCCCACCGCGAGCCGCCTGTCGCGCCCGGCGCAGTGGCGCTGGCTGGCGATCGCCGCCGCCGCTTTGGTCGGCATCGTGCTGCTCGTCACGCTGATCGGCAAATGGACCCACAAGGAAGAGGCACCCCCGGCACCACCGCCGCCCGGCACCTTCCGCCCGACCCCGACGCAGCTCGCCGGGCTCCAGACGCTGCGCGTCGGCGAGGGCGGATCGGCCGAGCAATTGCTGGCGAGCGGCGCGATCACCGTCGACGGCGACCGCAGCACGCCGGTGCTGATGCCCTATGCGGGTCAGGTCGTGAAGGTACTGGTCGAGGCCGGCGAGCGCGTCGTGCAGGGCCAGCCGCTGCTGCTGGTGCGCACCGGCGACTTCGTCGAGGCGCGCAGCGGGCTGTTCGCCGCGCGCGCCGGCTATCAGAACGCGCAGGCGCAACTGGTCGCGGCGCAACGCGCGGCGGATCGCCAGAAGCAGATCTACGAGACCGCCGGCGGCGCGCTGAAGGATTACCAGCAGGCGCAGGTCGATCTCGCCGCCGCACAGGCCAGCGCGCGCACCGCCGCCGCGTCGCTGGGCGCGGCGCGTGACAAGCTCGCGGTGCTCGGCAAGACGCCCGCCGAAATCCGCCGATTGGAAAATGTCAGCGAAGTGTCGGGCATCCACGACGTCACCACGCTCCACGCGCCGATCGGCGGGCTGATCGCGACGCGCGACGTGGCCGCCGGGCAATATGTCGGGCAGGGCGGCGACAAGCCGGTGATGACGATCACCGATCCGTCGCGCGTCTGGCTGGTCGCGCAGGTTGCCGAAGGCGATGCGGAATCGATCCACGTCGGCGATGCCGCCACCGTCACCACGCCCGCGCTGCCCGGCCGCACGTTCAGCGCGCGGATCGATCTGGTCGGCGCCGCGCTCGATCCCGTGACGCACCGCTTGCCGGTGCGCGCGGCGATCGCCAATCCGGGCGGCGCGCTCAAGCCGCAGATGTTCGCCAGCTTCGCGATCCGCCGCGCCAGCGCGAGCGCGGAGATGCGCGTCCCGGCTGCCGCGGTGATCCACGAGGGCGAACAGGCACGCGTCTGGGTCGTCCAGCCGCACGGCGTGCTCGCCTCGCGCGATGTGGTGACCGGCGACAGCCAGGACGGGCAGATCGCGATCGTGAAGGGGCTCGCGCCCGGCGAGCGGATCGTCACCGCCGGCGCGCTGTTCGTCAACGAAGCGGGGCTCGGCGAGTGA